The following are from one region of the bacterium genome:
- the rplU gene encoding 50S ribosomal protein L21 codes for MYAVVKIKNQQFRVTPDTKLQVPLLDAEEGASLTFDEVLLVANGEDIKVGTPVVSGASVAAEVVGHGRSRKIVVFKKKRRKNYRRKNGHRQHYTEIRITGING; via the coding sequence ATGTACGCCGTTGTGAAAATCAAGAACCAGCAGTTCCGGGTCACCCCCGATACGAAGCTGCAGGTGCCCCTGCTGGATGCCGAGGAGGGCGCGAGCCTGACCTTCGACGAGGTGCTCCTGGTCGCCAACGGCGAGGACATCAAGGTCGGCACCCCGGTGGTCTCCGGCGCCAGCGTGGCCGCCGAGGTCGTCGGCCACGGGCGCAGCCGCAAGATCGTGGTCTTCAAGAAGAAGCGCCGCAAGAACTACCGCCGCAAGAACGGCCACCGTCAGCACTACACCGAGATCCGGATCACCGGGATCAACGGCTAG
- the rpmA gene encoding 50S ribosomal protein L27, which produces MAHKKAGGSTRNGRDSNPQNLGVKRFGGQAVSAGTILVRQRGTRIHPGKNVGKGGDDTLFALIDGTVVFEDFRGDKKRVNIQPFA; this is translated from the coding sequence ATGGCTCACAAAAAAGCAGGCGGATCGACGCGGAACGGCCGCGATTCGAATCCCCAGAATCTGGGCGTGAAGCGCTTCGGCGGTCAGGCCGTGTCGGCCGGCACCATCCTCGTGCGCCAGCGCGGCACCCGGATCCACCCCGGCAAGAACGTCGGCAAGGGCGGCGACGACACGCTCTTCGCCCTCATCGACGGCACGGTGGTCTTCGAGGACTTCCGCGGCGACAAGAAGCGGGTGAACATCCAGCCCTTCGCGTAA
- the kdsB gene encoding 3-deoxy-manno-octulosonate cytidylyltransferase, giving the protein MAHDSIRRPSPLDPSRVLIVIPSRFGSSRFPGKALADLAGRPLVVRVLENARRIAAASRVVVATDDERIAAAVRAAGGTVEMTGDHATGTDRIGEVAGRHDVDLVVNLQGDEPLLDPDDVDALIAAMGADPDCDIGTCAHPFPAGAGAAFADPNTVKVVCDRADRALYFSRAPIPGTFPGNVTPGVAVARRHVGIYAFRRDALERFLALERTPLELAEGLEQLRALENGFVIRVVPIERAPVGVDTPADLEDVRRLWQERRPGE; this is encoded by the coding sequence ATGGCGCACGACTCGATCCGCCGGCCTTCCCCCCTCGACCCCAGCCGGGTCCTCATCGTCATCCCGTCCCGCTTCGGTTCGTCCCGCTTCCCGGGCAAGGCCCTGGCCGATCTGGCCGGCCGGCCACTCGTGGTGCGGGTCCTGGAGAACGCCCGCCGCATCGCCGCAGCCTCGCGGGTCGTCGTGGCCACCGACGACGAGCGCATCGCCGCCGCGGTGCGGGCGGCCGGCGGCACCGTCGAGATGACCGGCGACCACGCCACGGGAACCGACCGCATCGGGGAAGTGGCGGGGCGTCATGACGTCGATCTCGTGGTCAACCTGCAGGGCGACGAGCCGCTGCTCGATCCGGACGACGTGGACGCGCTGATCGCCGCCATGGGCGCCGACCCGGACTGCGACATCGGCACCTGCGCCCATCCCTTCCCGGCGGGGGCCGGCGCCGCCTTCGCCGACCCGAACACGGTGAAGGTCGTGTGCGATCGCGCGGACCGGGCTTTGTACTTTTCGCGCGCGCCCATTCCCGGTACCTTTCCCGGGAACGTGACGCCGGGCGTCGCGGTGGCGCGGCGCCACGTGGGAATCTACGCCTTCCGGCGCGACGCGCTGGAGCGTTTCCTGGCCCTCGAGCGCACGCCGCTCGAACTGGCCGAGGGGCTCGAACAGCTGCGGGCCCTGGAGAACGGGTTCGTGATCCGGGTCGTCCCGATCGAGCGGGCGCCCGTGGGAGTCGATACGCCGGCGGACCTGGAGGACGTGCGCCGGCTCTGGCAGGAACGGCGGCCCGGGGAGTAG